In a genomic window of Amblyomma americanum isolate KBUSLIRL-KWMA chromosome 4, ASM5285725v1, whole genome shotgun sequence:
- the LOC144129017 gene encoding acyltransferase PGAP2-like isoform X2 codes for MAQPVALVRVPFRIFAVVTVLFPFFSFVFCVLWSLMFNFAAVTATHCGVANFLPSISAAIGGHTPQRYIWRSGIALHAAPRLLVSVMYYRYYQGMLDIQHQYVARISWCLNTVEVLCLLGLTNVSSTENYAAHEKMFITFVTCSLLYMMLCCVMPGLGKRRSLSAMEAYSLKVKKRLTIVSIVLSIVCCYFFVRHTKHCEPGMYTLFAAAEYIVVLCNMGFHMTAYWDFADKSFYVSELPRETEEDKEPLLTMNQEV; via the exons ATGGCTCAGCCGGTGGCGCTTGTCCGCGTACCGTTTCGGATATTTGCAGTGGTCACCGTGCTGTTTCCCTTTTTTTCATTCGTCTTCTGTGTTTTGTGGTCGTTGATGTTCAACTTCGCTGCGGTCACAGCAACGCACTGTGGG GTGGCAAATTTTCTTCCGTCCATCAGCGCAGCGATAGGAGGCCACACTCCGCAGCGCTACATCTGGCGTTCTGGTATTGCGCTGCACGCTGCGCCTAGGCTGCTAGTTAGTGTCATGTACTATCGCTACTACCAAGGCATGCTCGACATCCAGCATCAGTATGTTGCCCGAATATCCTGGTGCCTAAACACTGTTGAGGTCCTTTGTCTGCTGGGCCTTACAAATGTTTCATCTACTGAAAATTATG ctgCCCATGAAAAGATGTTCATAACGTTTGTAACTTGTTCACTTTTATACATGATGTTGTGCTGTGTTATGCCGGGCCTTGGAAAAAGACGCTCTCTCTCGGCAATG GAAGCATATTCCCTGAAGGTGAAAAAACGGCTCACAATAGTGTCCATCGTTCTTTCCATTGTGTGCTGCTACTTTTTTGTTCGACATACCAAGCACTGTGAGCCAGGAA tgtacACGCTGTTTGCTGCTGCCGAATACATTGTGGTGCTATGCAACATGGGTTTCCACATGACCGCCTATTGGGACTTTGCTGACAAGTCGTTTTATGTTTCAGAACTCCCACGTGAAACTGAGGAGGACAAG